The genomic interval CCTGCTCCAGTCGCCCCTGCACCTCTCCGAGGCCGACATCAACCGCTGGGCGGCCGACCTCGTCGAGGAGATCCAGCGCGACTCCGGTGTGCTCGTCTCGGGAGCGCTCTCCGTAGGGTCGGGCGTCGGGCACTTCATCGCCGGATTCCTGCTCGCCCTCTTCGCGACGCTCTTCATCCTCATCGACGGCCGAGGCATCTGGAACTGGATCGTGCGGATCTTCCCGCGGAAGGCCCGCCCGGCCATCGTCGGCGGCGGCGAAGCCGGATGGATCACGCTCTCGAGCTTCGTGCGCGTGCAGGTTCTCGTCGCGTTCATCGACGCCGTCGGCATCGGCCTCGGCGCATTCATCCTGGGCTTGTTCTACGACGGCTTCCCGCTCGTCGTGCCGATCGCCATCCTCGTCTTCCTCGGTGCGTTCGTGCCGGTCGTCGGCGCCGTGCTGTCGGGGGCGCTCGCCGTCTTCATCGCGCTCGTGTTCATGGGCCCGTGGCCGGCGTTCATCATGCTTCTCATCGTCATCGGCGTGCAGCAGCTCGAAGGTCACGTGCTGCAGCCGCTGCTCGTCGGCAACGTCGTCAAGGTGCACCCCCTCGCGGTCGTGCTCGCCGTCGCAGCAGGTGGGTTCCTCGCCGGCATCACGGGCGCACTCTTCGCGGTGCCCGTCGTCGCGACCGCCAACTCGATGATCGGCTACATGGCCCGAGGCGACTGGCGCACCAACCCGCACCCGAGCGTCGCAGACGTCGTTCCCCCTACGAGAGGCAACCAGATCAGTGACCGGTGAACTGCCCGGACCATCGCTCGCTCAGATCCGGGACGCGCACGCGCGCTCGTCCGAGGTCGCCGTCGTCACCCCGATGGAGCGCTCCCGCTTCCTCTCCGGTGTGCTCGGGCAGACGGTGCACCTCAAGGCCGAGAGCCTGCAGCGCACCGGCTCGTACAAGATCCGCGGCGCCTACAACCGCATCTCGCAGCTGACCCCCGAGGAGCGCGCCCGCGGCGTCGTCGCGGCATCCGCCGGCAATCACGCGCAAGGCGTGGCCCTCGCCGCGCGTGAGCTCGGCATCCCGGCGACGATCTTCATGCCCATCGGCGTGGCTCTCCCCAAGCTCCAGGCCACGCGCAACTACGGCGCGGACGTCGTGCTGCACGGTCACGTCGTCGACGAGACCCTGCACGCGGCCGCGGAGTTCGCCGAGCGCACGGGCGCTGTGCTCATCCCGCCGTTCGACCACCCGGACGTCGTCGCCGGCCAGGGCGGCATCGCTCTCGAGATCCTCGAGCAGGTTCCGGATGTCGCGAACGTCATCGTGCCGATCGGCGGCGGCGGCCTCATCGCGGGCATCGCCTCCGCGTTCCGCCAGCTCGAGCCCGAGATCGGTCGCCGCGTGCGCGTCATCGGCGTGCAGGCGGAGAACGCCGCGCCCTACCCGCTGTCGCTCACTGCGGGTGAGATCGTCACGATCACGACCTCCCCGACGATCGCCGACGGCATCGCCGTGGGCAAGCCCGGTGCCCTCAACTTCGCGATCATCAAAGAGGCGGTCGACCACGTCGTGACCGTCTCCGACGACGAGACCGCGAGCGCGATCGTCGTGCTGCTCGAGCGTGCGAAGCTCGTCGTCGAGCCTGCGGGGGCGGTCGGCGTCGCCGCAGCGCTCACCGGCCGGATCTCCGTCGACGGCCCCACCGTCATCGTGCTGTCGGGCGCCAACATCGATCCCATGGTCATGGAGCGCATCATCAGCCGGGGCCTTTCGGCGTCGCAGCGCTACCTCCGCATCACGATCCCTCTGCCCGACCGCCCGGGCCAGCTTGCGCGCATCGCAGGCCTCATCGCCGAGGCGAACGCCAACGTCGTCGAGGTGCTCCACACGCGTCACGGCGGCGATCTGGACATCAGCCAGGTCGCGATCGACATCCACATGGAGACGCGCGGAGTCGAGCACGCCGAGCAGGTGCTGGGGCGCCTGCGCGAGGCAGGCTACGCCCCCCGCGTCGTCTGAGCACTCCGCTCATGCAGAAGCACCCCGGTGGCCGAGCCTCCGGGGTGCTTCTGTGCGGTGATCAGCCCGCGTAGACCTCGACGGCGACGATCTTCACCGAGATGTCGCGTCCGTTGGGTGCCGTGTAGGTGACCTCATCGCCGGCCTTCGCGCCGATGATGGCCTGGCCGATGGGGCTCGACTCGGGGTAGACGTCGAGATCCTCGGCATCCACCGCGATCTCGCGGTTGCCGAGCAGGAACGTCGACTCTTCCCCCGCGATGACAGCGGTCACGACCGTGCCGGGCGCGACGGTGCCGTCGTTGGCGGGCGCCTCTCCGACGACCGCGCTGCGCAGCATCTGCGTCAGCTGGCGGATGCGGGCCTCGATCTTGCCCTGCTCGTCCTTGGCGGCGTGGTAGCCGCCGTTCTCCTTCAGGTCGCCCTCCTCGCGCGCAGCCTCGATCTTCTTCGCGATCTCGACGCGCGCCGGACCCTCGAGCTCGGCGAGCTCGGCCGTCAGACGGTCGTAGGCCTCCTGGGTGAGCCAGGTCGTAGTGGCGGACATACTGCTCCTCACAAACAATCGAGACCGGCACACGGCCGGTCTCTCTCAGGTGTTGCGTTCGCGACAGCCTAGGTCAGCCAGCACCGGTAGAGCAACCCGCCGTCGGGCTTCTCCGTCGTGCGCAGAACGGCGGAGACGTTGCGGATCGCTTGGTCGGAGGGCTCCACCTCGACGACCTTCCATCCGACGACGGCCTTCTTCTCGCTGATGGCCTTGATCGCGCACGAGACCTCGGATCCGACGGGCGCCGTGAGCTGCCAGTCCACCTCGATCGTGTCGTCGGTGAGCACCCGGAAGCCGGAGTCACGCGCCTGCAGCGATGCGCCCGGGCTGAGGAGTCCGGCCCAGGCGACCCACGCGATCAGGACGATCGCGACGCCGATGGCGGCACCCCACGCGAGCATGCGGGCGCGAGAGCGGCGCGCGGGCGTGCGTCCGTACCTCGCGTCGAGGTTGGTCGATGTCATGCGCGCTCCCGTGGCCGATTAGTCTTACTACCAGGCTAAACCGTTCCCTGGAGGGTCCTGACGTGCTGAACTTCGTCCTCATCGAGACGCCCACGCCGACCCCCGCGGGGGTCGATCCCAACCTGGTGACACCGGGCGTCATCGGCTTCGTCGCGACCCTCGTGCTCGTCGTCGCCACCATCGTGCTGCTGCTCGACATGAACCGCCGCACTCGTCGCGTGCGCTACCGCGCCGAGATCGCCGAGCGTCTCGACGCCGAGGAATCGGGTGACGCTGCTGCGGGCGACGCGCGCGCGAGCGACGACGAGGCAGGCGAGGGCCCCGCGGGCGACGAGCCCGTCAAGTAGGTCTCTGCGCCGCCATCCGGTTGCCGTCGCTCAGGCGTAGAGCGGGTGGAGCGTGATGAGCAGCGCCGCTGTCCAGTGGCAGAAGAACGCGATGACGGTGCACGCGTGGAACAGCTCGTGGAATCCGAAGACCCCGGGGATCGGGTTCGGGCGCTTGAGGGCGTAGAACACCGCGCCGACCGTGTAGAAGAGCCCGCCCACGACGACGAGGATCATCATCGCGAGGTTCGCCTCGGCGAGATCGCCGATGTACATCATCGCCGCCCAGCCGAGCGCCAGATACAGCGGCACGTAGAGCCAGCGGGGGGCCTTCAGCCAGAAGATGCGGAAGCCGATGCCGAGGAGGGCACCGCCCCACACGAGCGACAGCAGCAGCACGGCCTTGTCGTGCGGCAGAGCGCACACGGCGAGGGGCGTGTAGGTGCCCGCGATGAGCAGGAAGATGTTGGCGTGGTCGAGGCGGCGGAACACAGCCTTGACCCGGGGCGACCAGTTGATCCGGTGGTAGAGCGCCGAGATGCCGAACAGCAGCATCGACGTCGCCATGAAAACCGCCGACGCCCACTTGGCGGGCGCGCCCTGCGCGAAGGTGATGAGCACGAGGCCCGCCACGACCGTGATCGGGAAGGTCACCGCGTGCAGCCAGCCGCGCCAGGTGGGCTTGACCTCGGCCGAACCCTGGTCATCGTCGGACTCCAGAAGCGGGATGTTCGGAAGCGAGGCCGCCGGCTCCGACTCCGCCTCGCGCTCCTCATCCGAGAGCGCGGCATTCACGCGGTCGTCGGGAAGGTCGGACGACTTCGGTGCGAGAGTCATGACGAGATCGTAGACGGAGGCTCATCACCGATCCTGAATGCGAGCTGTTATCGACCAGAATGTCGATCCGCTACCGTTGCCTGGTGACTGAGAGCAAGGATCTCGGCGGCTCCGGGCCCCTCTATGGCCTGTACCAGGCGCGACTGCGACGCCAGCTGCAGGGGGCGCCTCTTCCGCAGCACGTCGCGATGATCATCGACGGCAACCGCCGCTGGGCCCGCGACCGTGCGCTCGAGACCGCGGCGCACGGCCACCGGGCCGGTGCGCAGAAGATGCGCGAGTTCCTCGGATGGTGCGACGAGCTCGGAATCCGCGTCGTCACCATCTACCTGCTCTCCGCCGACAACCTCTCGGGCCGCTCGAACGAGGAGCTCGACCAGCTGTTCGAGATCATCGGCGACCTCGCCGACGACCTCTCGCGCGCGGCCGACTGGCGCATCCAGCACGTCGGCACGACCGAAGGACTGCCCCAGTCCCTCGTCGACACGCTGAAGGCTGCCGAGAACCGCACGGCAGGCAACCGCGGCCTGCACGTCAACCTCGCCGTCGGCTACGGCGGTCGCCGGGAGATCGCGGATGCGATGCGCAGCATCGTGCGCACGCACGGCGCGACAGGGGGCAGCTTCGAGGAACTCGCCGAGCTGCTCACCCCCGAGCTCATCGGGCAGCACCTCTACACGCAGGGCCAGCCCGACCCCGACCTCATCATCCGCACGTCCGGTGAGCAGAGGCTCTCGGACTTCATGCTGTGGCAGGCAGCGCACAGCGAGTTCTACTTCGTCGAGGCTCTCGGCCCGGATCTGCGCGAGGTGGACTTCCTGCGCGCGCTGCGCGACTACGCCACGCGCCATCGACGATTCGGACAGTAGCGTCCGGGCCCCCGCTCCCACCCCCGAAGGAGATCCCGTGCCCCTCAGCATCGATGACTACGCATCCAGGTTCCACGAGGAGCCCGGATACCTCGACTTCGCCTCCGTGGGCCCCCTCGGCGACACGGTCGTCGCCGAGCAGAACGCACTCACGACGCTGCTCGAGAGCGCGCGCCACGGGTCGCTCAGCGTGCTCCGCGAGCAGGAGGCGCGCCTGCAGACGGCCGTCGCGGCGCTCACCGGGTTCCGCGACGACCAGGTGGTGTTCCAGCCCAACACGAGCCTCGGCCTCATGCACACGCTCTTCGGGCTCACGGGCGGCGTCGCGCTCTCGGCGGCGGAGTTCCCGTCGCTCCCGTTCGCAGCGGTGCGGGCGCAGCAGGCCCTCGGGGTCGTCTCTCCCATCTGGATCGAGACCGACCACGGGCGCGTGACCCCGGGCGACCTGCGCGACGCGCTCGATCCCTCGGTCGTCGCCGTCGCCGTGAGTCTCGTCGACTTCCGCACCGGCTACCGCGCCGACCTCGACGGCATCCGCCAGGTGATCGGCGATCGGCTGCTCATCGTCGATGCCACGCAGGGGTTCGGCGTCGTGGACGCCCCATATGAGGCGGCGGATGTCATCGCCGCGGGTGGGCAGAAGTGGCCGCGTGCCGGATGGGGGACGGGCTTCCTCGCGCTCTCCGACCGCGCACTCGAGCACCTCACGCCCGTGTGGTCCGGCTACACCGCGATCGACGGCGACGAGCTGCCGCTCGATGAGGTCGTCGACCCGGGCGCGGGTGCGCGGGCGTACTCGGTGACCAACGGCGACCCCGTCGCGGCGGCGCGACTCGCCGCGTCCCTCGAAGAGATCGCCGACGTCGGTGTCGCTGAGATCGCCACGCGGATCGCGCGCCGCACCGCCGAGATCATCGACGTCGTCGACGAGTTCGCGATCCCCATCGTCTCCCCGCGCGCGGATGGCGAGCGCGCAGGCATCGTGGTGGTCGAGCCCGATGAGGATCGCCTCACGGCGCTGCTCGCCGCCCTCCACAACCACGGTGTCAGCGCGACGAGTCGAGCGGGCACCGTGCGGCTCTCTGCGCACGCGTCCACCGGCTCCGACACCATCGCACTCCTGCGCTCGGCGCTCGTCTCCTACGCACAGGCCATCCCTCGCTGAGGGTTTGTCAGCGCATCCGCGACGCGCCGCGTGTCGGTGCGACGGACGGCGCGGCACGGGCATAGCGTCTGGGCATCAGACACCGTGTCTGAACGGAGCGGCCACATACGTTCGCACCGTTGAGCCCCCTGGCCGATCCGCGACAGGATCCGGGTGAATCAGATACCCGGGGATGGAGTGGGAGTGCCTGCGCTCGAGAAGCCCCAGCGAAACACCACCGCCACCAGCGCCGGGAAGGCGAAGAGCACCGAGCGCACCTATGTGCTCGACACCTCGGTGCTCCTGAGCGATCCCCGTGCGATCTTCCGGTTCGCGGAGCACGCCGTGGTTCTGCCGGTCGTCGTCGTCACCGAACTCGAGGCGAAACGCCACGATCCGGAGATCGGCTACTTCGCGCGGGCGGCACTGCGCCTCCTCGACGAGCTGCGCATCGAACACGAACGCCTCGACTTCCCGATCGCCGTGGGTGACACGGGCGGCTCGCTGCGCGTCGAGCTCAACCACTCCAACATGGGCGTCCTGCCGTCGGGCCTGCAGCTGAACGACAACGACTCCCGCATCCTCGCGGTCGCGCTCAACCTCTCGAACGAGGGTGTGGATGTCGTCGTCGTGTCGAAGGATCTCCCGTTGCGCGTCAAGGCGGCGTCGATCGGCCTCGCCGCCGAGGAGTACCGCGCGGAGCTCGCCGTCGACTCCGGATACACCGGCGTCGCCGAGATCGAGGTCTCGAGCGAGCAGATGTCCGACCTGTACGAGAAGGACACACTCACCACGCGTCTCGTCGCCGATCTGCCGATCAACACGAGCCTCGTCGTCCACTCCGACCGGGGATCCGCTCTCGGCCGCGTCACCGAACGCGGCATGCTGCGCGTCGTGCGCGGCGACCGCGACGTCTTCGGGCTCCACGGGCGCAGCGCCGAGCAGCGGCTCGCGATCGACCTGCTGCTCGACCCGGAGGTCGGGATCGTGTCGCTCGGAGGGCGCGCGGGCACCGGCAAGTCGGCGCTCGCGCTGTGTGCGGGACTCGACGCCGTGCTCGAACGCCAGCAGCACCGCAAGATCATGGTGTTCCGCCCCCTCTACGCCGTCGGCGGTCAGGAGCTCGGCTACCTGCCCGGCGACAAGGAGGAGAAGATGAACCCCTGGGGCCAGGCGGTGTTCGACACGCTCGGCGCCGTCGTCTCCGAGAATGTCATCGAGGAGGTCCTCGCTCGCGGCATCCTCGAGGTGCTGCCGCTCACCCACATCCGGGGTCGCTCACTGCATGACGCGTTCGTGATCGTCGACGAGGCGCAATCGCTCGAACGCAACGTGCTGCTCACGGTGCTGTCGCGCATCGGGCAGAACTCGCGGGTCGTGCTCACCCACGACGTGGCCCAGCGCGACAACCTCCGCGTCGGGCGCCACGACGGCATCGCCTCCGTCATCGAGACGCTCAAGGGGCACCCGCTGTTCGGGCACATCACGCTCATGCGCAGCGAGCGCTCGGCGATCTCGGCGCTCGTCACCGAGCTGCTCGAGACGAACGAACTCGCCTGACATCCGCGGGCACGCATCCACGGGGCACGCCCTCGCCGCTAGGGTGAGGGCGTGCCTCCTTGGATCCTGCTGCCGCTCGTGCTCGGTCTGCTGATGACCCTGTGGGGCGTCATCATGCCGCGGATGCAGTGGCGCTGGCTCGGCTATTGGGGGGCGGCGCCCGAAGACGACCCGAATCCGGAGTCGTTCTACCGGAACCTCCGCTGGATCAACTTCGCCGGGCTCATCGCCCTCTCGCTCTGCCTCGTCTTCTTCCTCGCGACGACCGTCTGGTAGTCCGCGGCCTCCCGCCGCCGTATCCGATCTCTCCCGTCCCTTCGGGCGGACGCAGAGCGCCCCCGCTCGGCGAACCGGAACGGGGGCGCTGCAGAGGAACTGCGGGGGAGCTGCGGATCAGCCCGGGTGCGTCATCGAGAGCACATCGAGCGCCGTGTCGAGCTGCTCGAGCGTGAGCTCGCCGCGCTCCACGAAGCCGAGCTCGAGCGTCGCCTCGCGCACCGTGATGCCCTGGGCGACCGCGTGCTTGGCGATCTTGGCGGCGTTCTCGTAGCCGATGAACTTGTTGAGCGGCGTGACGATCGACGGCGACATGCCGGCGAGAGCGGCGGCGCGCTCGAGGTTCGCTTCGAGACCGTCGATCGTCTTGTCGGCGAGCACGCGGGTCGAGTTCGCGAGCAGACGGATCGACTCGAGCAGCGCCGTGCCCATCACGGGGATCGCGACGTTGAGCTCGAACGAGCCGGTGGCGCCCGCCCAGGCGACGGTCGCGTCGTTGCCGATGACGCGCGCGCCGACCATGATGACGGCCTCGGGCACGACGGGGTTGACCTTGCCGGGCATGATCGAGGAGCCGGGCTGCAGGTCGGGGATGTGCAGCTCGCCGAGACCGGTGTTGGGGCCGGAGCCCATCCAGCGCAGGTCGTTGCAGATCTTGGTGAGCGAGACCGCGATGACACGCAGGGCGCCGGAGGCCTCGACGAGGCCGTCGCGGTTCGCCTGCGCCTCGAAGTGGTCGAGCGCCTCGGTGATCGGCAGGCCCGAGGAGGCCGCGAGCTCGGCGATGACCTTCTGCGGGAAGCCGAGCGGGGTGTTGATGCCGGTGCCGACGGCGGTGCCGCCGAGCGGGACCTCCGCGACACGGGGGAGTGCCGCCTGCACGCGCTCGATGCCGAGGCGCACCTGGCGGGCGTAGCCGCCGAACTCCTGGCCGAGGGTGACGGGCGTCGCATCCATGAGGTGCGTGCGGCCCGGCTTGACGGCGTCCTTCCAGAGCGTCGCCTTCTTCTCGAGCGCGACGGCGAGGTGGTCGAGCGCGGGCACGAGGTCGTTGATGAGGGCACCCGTGACGGCGACGTGCACCGAGGTGGGGAACACGTCGTTCGAGGACTGCGAGGCGTTGACGTGGTCGTTGGGGTGAACGGGCGAGCCGAGCTTCTCGGTCGCGAGGGTGGCGAGCACCTCGTTCATGTTCATGTTCGAGCTCGTGCCGGAGCCCGTCTGGTAGGTGTCGACCGGGAAGTGGTCGTGGTGCTGGCCGTCGATGATCTCGTCGGCGGCCGCGACGATCGCGTCGGCGACGGCCACGTCGAGCACGCCGAGTTCGGCGTTGGCGATCGCTGCGGAGCGCTTCACCCGGGCGAGGGCGACGATCTGCGCGGCCTCCAGCCCGGTGCCCGAGATGGGGAAGTTCTCGACGGCGCGCTGCGTCTGCGCGCGGTAGAGGGCGGATGCAGGAACCCGCACCTCTCCCATCGTGTCGTGCTCGATGCGGTACTCAGTCACGGTGATGCTGCCCTTCTTCGGGTTCATGCGGGTGACGACGCGGGCTCAGGCCTCGTCGTCGATGGAGCCGATCACGATCGCCACTGCGGCGTCGCCTTCGGCAAGACGGTAGTTCGCTCCCACCACTGCCAGCGTACCTTCGGCGACGGCGTCGGCGATGAGCTCGGATCGCTCCACGACGGCGGCGACGGTCGCTTTGAGGTGGCGGATGCCGACGGCTTCCGCGCTCTGGTCGGCGCCGGCGCGGACGGCCGGGCGGATGGCGGCGATGTGGCCCGCGATGCGAGGGGGGAGCGCGGGAGTCTCGGGTGAGCTGAGCTCGATCGCGGCCT from Salinibacterium sp. ZJ70 carries:
- a CDS encoding AI-2E family transporter, with amino-acid sequence MAFGFRSERARDDEVRRQVDARVADAVPAGMRIAGAWSWRLLVIAGVIAVVLFLIVQLRLIVVPILVAMLLAALLVPFSNWLQSHRWPRWAAIGVSEVGLLAIVGALIWLIVRTVVAGYPALVKQTLVRWEDFKDFLLQSPLHLSEADINRWAADLVEEIQRDSGVLVSGALSVGSGVGHFIAGFLLALFATLFILIDGRGIWNWIVRIFPRKARPAIVGGGEAGWITLSSFVRVQVLVAFIDAVGIGLGAFILGLFYDGFPLVVPIAILVFLGAFVPVVGAVLSGALAVFIALVFMGPWPAFIMLLIVIGVQQLEGHVLQPLLVGNVVKVHPLAVVLAVAAGGFLAGITGALFAVPVVATANSMIGYMARGDWRTNPHPSVADVVPPTRGNQISDR
- the ilvA gene encoding threonine ammonia-lyase, which translates into the protein MTGELPGPSLAQIRDAHARSSEVAVVTPMERSRFLSGVLGQTVHLKAESLQRTGSYKIRGAYNRISQLTPEERARGVVAASAGNHAQGVALAARELGIPATIFMPIGVALPKLQATRNYGADVVLHGHVVDETLHAAAEFAERTGAVLIPPFDHPDVVAGQGGIALEILEQVPDVANVIVPIGGGGLIAGIASAFRQLEPEIGRRVRVIGVQAENAAPYPLSLTAGEIVTITTSPTIADGIAVGKPGALNFAIIKEAVDHVVTVSDDETASAIVVLLERAKLVVEPAGAVGVAAALTGRISVDGPTVIVLSGANIDPMVMERIISRGLSASQRYLRITIPLPDRPGQLARIAGLIAEANANVVEVLHTRHGGDLDISQVAIDIHMETRGVEHAEQVLGRLREAGYAPRVV
- the greA gene encoding transcription elongation factor GreA, with product MSATTTWLTQEAYDRLTAELAELEGPARVEIAKKIEAAREEGDLKENGGYHAAKDEQGKIEARIRQLTQMLRSAVVGEAPANDGTVAPGTVVTAVIAGEESTFLLGNREIAVDAEDLDVYPESSPIGQAIIGAKAGDEVTYTAPNGRDISVKIVAVEVYAG
- a CDS encoding DUF4307 domain-containing protein; the encoded protein is MTSTNLDARYGRTPARRSRARMLAWGAAIGVAIVLIAWVAWAGLLSPGASLQARDSGFRVLTDDTIEVDWQLTAPVGSEVSCAIKAISEKKAVVGWKVVEVEPSDQAIRNVSAVLRTTEKPDGGLLYRCWLT
- a CDS encoding hemolysin III family protein — translated: MTLAPKSSDLPDDRVNAALSDEEREAESEPAASLPNIPLLESDDDQGSAEVKPTWRGWLHAVTFPITVVAGLVLITFAQGAPAKWASAVFMATSMLLFGISALYHRINWSPRVKAVFRRLDHANIFLLIAGTYTPLAVCALPHDKAVLLLSLVWGGALLGIGFRIFWLKAPRWLYVPLYLALGWAAMMYIGDLAEANLAMMILVVVGGLFYTVGAVFYALKRPNPIPGVFGFHELFHACTVIAFFCHWTAALLITLHPLYA
- a CDS encoding isoprenyl transferase, which produces MSIRYRCLVTESKDLGGSGPLYGLYQARLRRQLQGAPLPQHVAMIIDGNRRWARDRALETAAHGHRAGAQKMREFLGWCDELGIRVVTIYLLSADNLSGRSNEELDQLFEIIGDLADDLSRAADWRIQHVGTTEGLPQSLVDTLKAAENRTAGNRGLHVNLAVGYGGRREIADAMRSIVRTHGATGGSFEELAELLTPELIGQHLYTQGQPDPDLIIRTSGEQRLSDFMLWQAAHSEFYFVEALGPDLREVDFLRALRDYATRHRRFGQ
- a CDS encoding aminotransferase class V-fold PLP-dependent enzyme, whose product is MPLSIDDYASRFHEEPGYLDFASVGPLGDTVVAEQNALTTLLESARHGSLSVLREQEARLQTAVAALTGFRDDQVVFQPNTSLGLMHTLFGLTGGVALSAAEFPSLPFAAVRAQQALGVVSPIWIETDHGRVTPGDLRDALDPSVVAVAVSLVDFRTGYRADLDGIRQVIGDRLLIVDATQGFGVVDAPYEAADVIAAGGQKWPRAGWGTGFLALSDRALEHLTPVWSGYTAIDGDELPLDEVVDPGAGARAYSVTNGDPVAAARLAASLEEIADVGVAEIATRIARRTAEIIDVVDEFAIPIVSPRADGERAGIVVVEPDEDRLTALLAALHNHGVSATSRAGTVRLSAHASTGSDTIALLRSALVSYAQAIPR
- a CDS encoding PhoH family protein; this encodes MPALEKPQRNTTATSAGKAKSTERTYVLDTSVLLSDPRAIFRFAEHAVVLPVVVVTELEAKRHDPEIGYFARAALRLLDELRIEHERLDFPIAVGDTGGSLRVELNHSNMGVLPSGLQLNDNDSRILAVALNLSNEGVDVVVVSKDLPLRVKAASIGLAAEEYRAELAVDSGYTGVAEIEVSSEQMSDLYEKDTLTTRLVADLPINTSLVVHSDRGSALGRVTERGMLRVVRGDRDVFGLHGRSAEQRLAIDLLLDPEVGIVSLGGRAGTGKSALALCAGLDAVLERQQHRKIMVFRPLYAVGGQELGYLPGDKEEKMNPWGQAVFDTLGAVVSENVIEEVLARGILEVLPLTHIRGRSLHDAFVIVDEAQSLERNVLLTVLSRIGQNSRVVLTHDVAQRDNLRVGRHDGIASVIETLKGHPLFGHITLMRSERSAISALVTELLETNELA
- a CDS encoding aspartate ammonia-lyase is translated as MNPKKGSITVTEYRIEHDTMGEVRVPASALYRAQTQRAVENFPISGTGLEAAQIVALARVKRSAAIANAELGVLDVAVADAIVAAADEIIDGQHHDHFPVDTYQTGSGTSSNMNMNEVLATLATEKLGSPVHPNDHVNASQSSNDVFPTSVHVAVTGALINDLVPALDHLAVALEKKATLWKDAVKPGRTHLMDATPVTLGQEFGGYARQVRLGIERVQAALPRVAEVPLGGTAVGTGINTPLGFPQKVIAELAASSGLPITEALDHFEAQANRDGLVEASGALRVIAVSLTKICNDLRWMGSGPNTGLGELHIPDLQPGSSIMPGKVNPVVPEAVIMVGARVIGNDATVAWAGATGSFELNVAIPVMGTALLESIRLLANSTRVLADKTIDGLEANLERAAALAGMSPSIVTPLNKFIGYENAAKIAKHAVAQGITVREATLELGFVERGELTLEQLDTALDVLSMTHPG